A window of Anabas testudineus chromosome 7, fAnaTes1.2, whole genome shotgun sequence genomic DNA:
CAGAGTAACCTGGCAACCGCCTTGAAGGATCTGGACAAATGGCGTCAAACTGCGAACAAATATGAGCGGGAGATTGACAACCTACAGCATGAACTTGAGCAGCAGAGCAAGCAGTGGCAGAAAACTGCAGAAATACAAGGTACTACACAGTTTAAATAGAGCTACACTAAGACAGTAGCTTTTAAAAAGGAGATGACAGATGACACAATGGTTGTAGCGTTTATTTAAATAGACCTACACATTCCTGAGCTTGACAGTTATATTAGTattaaacattgttaaaatcattgtaaaacatgtttctaaCTTCATCTGTTCATCATTAATCAAACAATGCACCattacataaaatgtttttttttccacagctaGTGAGCTCCAGTCAGTGCAGGTGGAGTGTAATGGCCATCAGAAGGAATGTTCTGTCCTGCGATCTGAGAAACAGGATATGATGAGCAAACACCAAAAGGAAATAAGCAGTCTGCAAAATGAATGTGCTTCTCTCAGGACTGACAAGGAGGAACTCCTGAAGAGTCACCAGAAAGAGAAGGGCAACCTACTCAGTGAATCTGCAACTCTGCGCTCAGAGAAAGAGGCACTGctccaaaaacaacagcaccTGGAGAAGGACCTTATCAGGTTAGTGAGCAACATTCACCTCAAACCATTGTTCgctctgttttgtttacttGACTCTGCATATTGATATTGCTATACAGTATACCACAGGTCATACTTGTtactctgttgttttgtttctggtaGCTCACGTACccaaaacactgagctgagtAACAGTCTCAGAGGCCTAGAGAGATCCCAGCAGGAGTTGGAGAAGAGTCTGGTGGCTCTACAGCTCCAGCACCAGCAGGATAGCACCATCCTGCAATCCCAACTGGATGAGGCAGACAACCGCAGCAAGGGTCTACAGAGAGAGGTAtgttgtcaaaacaaaacaaagacatccACCTGAGTCAGGTTAGGCCTAAGAATAGTCCAGTCATAGTcctgactttttaaaaatcctgTTACAATAACTGAGCAAACATTTGGATTCAACTTTTCTTCTGCATGATCAAGTAGGGTGACCCCGATTGGTACAAATTCTTTGATATTACAGTGAAATTGatgttacagtacagtattatGGTACAAAATGTGTTCTTCTTTCAATTAAATGTTGTAATTTGCTTTATGCAGTTTGAGGAAGCTAAGTCGGAGCTGTCAGACCTAAAAGAAAAGTATGAAAAGACTGAGCAGGAAAAACAGTTGCTTGCCGATGAACTTGATGAATGCAAAGCCAACCTCAAGGAGTTACAGGAGAAAGGAACAAAGGTCAGTGCTGGTCTCTCAATCACTCAACAGAAAGGATAAGCTAGTCTTTCATCAAAAGCAcatatattaatgtaaaataacgTGAAAGGTGCATAAAGTATAGAATCAGTCACTGCATTTAAGGTAAAAATCAAATCATAGCTTTTATGTCCATAAGAAGCCGTTGTCTGCGGTTGTACTGAAGCATGAGCTTTGCTTCAGATTTTCCACCAGTAGTgaacatgtgaaatgtttttgtagattgattttatttatccatttttGTGATGTGtctccataaataaataaataaaaggtgaaTCTTTTTGTGAGattcacagttttcttttccctctctcagTACAGCTCCTACCCTACTCatccacttcttcttcttttttttttttttttttcttttgcttttaatcATTGACAGTCATGTGtgactttagatttttttttataaacaccAATTACAGACACAAACTACTTACTGGGGGGTGTATTAATAAAGCCATGCCCAACTAAAGTATGTGCCGTTGCAGTTGAATACTATAATATCCCTTCCCTTCTGTAGACTTCCCTATTGCTGCCTGTTCAAGCCATAGTCATCGGCCTTATCCTGGCTTTGCTGTATTGGTGCTTCGGCGCATTGTGGTAGTAAGGTACACATTACTCCTGTCAAGTTGGCCTACATCTTTCATTCTCATCAGTGTTTTTTGGATCATTGCATGACTTAATCAGGTTTTCCTCATTCCTGAGAATGCCTTCCTTGAGGAAAACTCCAAAAATTAAAGTCTAAGAAACTCTAACCTCTCTAATCATTCTGTTCCAACATCTGACATCTGTTTGTCTTGTCTGAGTGGCTAATGCTTAACAACTGTTTCTCTCCGTTGCCTTGGATGGGCTTATCTTTTATCTGAAAGAGCCGTTTTTAACTGGCGTTCTGTGCGCTATGCATTGGTCTCAGTGGCGAGCTCCCACTGTCAAAGCTTTGGCAATCCTTGGATGGGTGTTTTCATGTCGTGATGCTTATGTATCCATCTCTGTGTCACCACTTGTTTCAGAAACCGTGGATGATCTGGGGCCCTGTGGTTGCTGTGGCTGTAACAGCTGTGACTGCTGCTGTGCTCTTCAGGACCTGAGGGCaactcactcaaacacacacatgaatccATATTTGTctgcactgaaactgaaaaacttGCCCCCCTCATCATATCAGCGCTATTAATTAGGAGGGCTCATACTTAacactgtttaatttttaaGATGCTCTATTTTAGATGGCAGAGATGTTAATAAAAGAATGTTAgttttgtgtgcatttaaatCAAATGGTATGTCTATTATTTGAAGGAACTCTATTTGGGGGATATCTATACTACACTTAAAGGATTATTCATTGATGACTGTACACATTCTCTACACACTAATTCAAAATGTGTATGATGGTATTTTTGGTAGACTGTCTGGGGTTTGAATTTCCTAAATGTAATATGTCTCTGTAACTGtcagaataataaatattatcaCAATAATTTAGCCCCAGATCGAGTGCAAGATGAATGCCCTAGACATGGTTACAGCATACCAATAGTGATTGGCACTGCTATGATGTTGGGGAAAATGAATATTGATAAAAGGCCTGATCAGCACATTTTACACTGGAAAGCTATTTAAGAAGAGTTTATCTAAGCTATagatttatattgttttatgaGTTTGTCGTTCAGGGCTGCAGATATCAAACTTGGTGTGTTTGATTTCttcttatttaaaatatatgatgAAACAATGCTCACTTTACCTgagacattttttttgtttctgaacATGTTACCATCCACTCACATTCAGATGACATTGTAACATTAAAtctgaaagaggaaaaaaaacaaataagattTTGCAATCTTGATGCACAGCAGTAAAGTGCCACTGAAAATACAGACAAGCAGAAGTGAGGTGCAGCATATTTTATTGATAATGGCAAGCAACTATAGACTATAAATAATTACATATcacaatattatttaaaaacatggtATTGATAATGAATAATTGATAGTTGAATACTATTACATGGGTTTTTAAAACTcataaatgaactgaacctaATCTAAACTATAAATAATTTCAAAGCTAAACATATTCAAAGTTGTCATATTGgttaaatgtttacatgcttTTAACCAGTCTATACATGCCAAATTTCAACACTGACTATATGTATTCATTTGCTGAAAGTTTattcaatttgaatttaaaaaagatcTTTAACCTGATGATTGCACTTATTGTATATTCACTGCATTAGTGTGCACAACTTGAAGCCACCATGGAGATGACGTCAGACCTGCTGTTTCTAAGCttgaggttgtttttttttttaacattcaaaTCAGCATCCCACTGAGTACATTACAACCCTGCATAGCAACACTGCTTGCATACAGCATAAACCCGTATCGTGATATGTGTTTACTATGTTTCAATGTAAAGACAGGGAACATATattttgatagaaaaaaaaaagttctgtcCTTTGGCATTTGTTATGTTGGCTCTTTCCAGATCTCACGTTCCCTTTTCTTGTTCTAAAAGCTGCCCTGTTTTGCAGATGGCATTTTAAGATGCTGGCAGCAGGGAGCACAGAGTGTTTTCTTCTGAGAGAGGTTTTCTCAGGTGAATGCAGTATGTACATGAGCAGGCCAACAATGCACCATGGAAAACTATGAAATGTGTCTACAGCATTTACGAAGAGAGGGCACTATGTGGACAAATTCTTGACCTGTATGACAGAATGACCCCTTTTTGTCCTCTGGTGAACGGCAGATTACTTTTTTCAAGAGACAAGACTGGATAATTCACATActacagtgtgtatttattagaGATAGAAAAGTGGAGACATCACATAAACATTCTCAAGTCTTCTGTcatcacaaaacatttattttgactttGGACCAGAAAATGAGGCGTCAGTCTGTGGTTGAACAGAGGACCAGAGTGCTGTCATCACTGGACACAACCACATTAGGTGAAAGTAAGTGCCAAGATGTTTTTGGTACTTAATGGTGCACATTACAGAACAAGAGCCATCATATTTCCTACTTATTTTACAAGTCTCATGCAGTTTATTAAGGCTCTCGTTTGACATTTCACAtgatttctcatttttcttcctGGTTTCAGGTATGTTTAATAGTAGCAATGGTCTTCTTGATAAACAGATGGTTATATATTTACAAATCATCACTTACATAGGCATTGATGGTTGTCATGAAATTTTCTGCCATTCTCATATAATGGTAATGGATCTAATGAGTCTTGAGTTGTAGGAAATGATACCAGTGGGTTCGGGAAATGTGAAACTCATTCTGCAATTGCTAAAAGTATTTTAGTTTCAATGCAAATTGATCTAACATTGAAACACT
This region includes:
- the slmapb gene encoding sarcolemma associated protein b isoform X2, encoding MEGKDLSDPLNNVSLIEDDLTRSNMGSSGDSEKIIQRLSDELREAQDQANAQKHKSIELQGILEEERKDNKKQADESAKQIKRLQGQVQHLQDEMGFLREQIDVSSSSRDELQSARDELKSLKRALESTTAERERDIAAIQSNLATALKDLDKWRQTANKYEREIDNLQHELEQQSKQWQKTAEIQASELQSVQVECNGHQKECSVLRSEKQDMMSKHQKEISSLQNECASLRTDKEELLKSHQKEKGNLLSESATLRSEKEALLQKQQHLEKDLISSRTQNTELSNSLRGLERSQQELEKSLVALQLQHQQDSTILQSQLDEADNRSKGLQREFEEAKSELSDLKEKYEKTEQEKQLLADELDECKANLKELQEKGTKKPWMIWGPVVAVAVTAVTAAVLFRT
- the slmapb gene encoding sarcolemma associated protein b isoform X1, whose amino-acid sequence is MEGKDLSDPLNNVSLIEDDLTRSNMGSSGDSEKIIQRLSDELREAQDQANAQKHKSIELQGILEEERKDNKKQADESAKQIKRLQGQVQHLQDEMGFLREQIDVSSSSRDELQSARDELKSLKRALESTTAERERDIAAIQSNLATALKDLDKWRQTANKYEREIDNLQHELEQQSKQWQKTAEIQASELQSVQVECNGHQKECSVLRSEKQDMMSKHQKEISSLQNECASLRTDKEELLKSHQKEKGNLLSESATLRSEKEALLQKQQHLEKDLISSRTQNTELSNSLRGLERSQQELEKSLVALQLQHQQDSTILQSQLDEADNRSKGLQREFEEAKSELSDLKEKYEKTEQEKQLLADELDECKANLKELQEKGTKTSLLLPVQAIVIGLILALLYWCFGALW